A stretch of Leucobacter aridicollis DNA encodes these proteins:
- a CDS encoding tripartite tricarboxylate transporter permease, translating to MDTLQLLLDGFAGALSLQNLLWVLIGCVLGTAVGVLPGLGSSMAVALLLPVTFSLEPTAAFIMFAGVYFGGLFGDSTMGILMNTPGQASAIASTFEGHKMALNGRAAQALATAAIGAFIGGIVASVVVVFLAPVLADFSTRFGPAEFFALAVFAFAATSSVVTDSAIRGLASLFIGLGIAVIGIDGVSGAPRFTMDSPNLFDGISLVTVTVAVLALGEVIYVACLERHVSGGKIIRPKGRPWLSRAELREAAPAWARGTAIGLPFGVIPAGGSEIPTFLAYGLEKRLDARRAQPKFGTGAIRGLAAPEAAGNSTTGMAMGALLALGLPISATAAIMLAAFRQYGLQPGPLLFERAPDLVWALLASFFIAMIVLLILNLPFAMLWARLLLIPRPYLYAGITVFCAFGIYATSGSTFDLLVLLGVGIVGFLMRALDFPIAPLIIGMVLGPLAETSLRDATMSANGDFSVLVQGPIVLTLYALLILVLGFAVSGRIRARRAARAQARADEEVLVSR from the coding sequence ATGGACACACTGCAACTATTGCTTGACGGGTTCGCCGGCGCGCTGAGCCTGCAAAACCTGCTCTGGGTGCTCATCGGCTGCGTCCTCGGGACCGCGGTCGGCGTGCTGCCCGGGCTCGGATCGTCGATGGCGGTCGCCCTGCTCCTGCCGGTCACGTTCTCGCTCGAGCCGACCGCCGCGTTCATCATGTTCGCGGGCGTCTACTTCGGCGGCCTCTTCGGCGACTCGACGATGGGCATCCTCATGAACACCCCCGGGCAGGCGTCGGCGATCGCGTCGACTTTCGAGGGCCACAAGATGGCGCTCAACGGTCGGGCCGCGCAGGCGCTCGCAACCGCGGCGATCGGCGCGTTCATCGGCGGAATCGTAGCCTCGGTCGTCGTCGTCTTCCTCGCGCCCGTGCTCGCCGACTTCTCGACCCGGTTCGGCCCGGCCGAGTTCTTCGCGCTCGCCGTATTCGCGTTCGCGGCGACCTCGTCGGTCGTCACGGACAGCGCGATCCGGGGCCTCGCGTCGCTGTTCATCGGGCTCGGGATCGCGGTCATCGGGATCGACGGCGTATCCGGGGCGCCGCGCTTCACGATGGACTCGCCCAACCTGTTCGACGGCATCTCGCTCGTTACCGTCACCGTTGCCGTGCTCGCGCTCGGCGAGGTGATCTACGTCGCCTGCCTCGAACGGCACGTCTCCGGCGGCAAGATCATCCGCCCCAAGGGGCGGCCGTGGCTGTCGCGCGCGGAGCTGCGTGAGGCGGCGCCAGCGTGGGCACGCGGCACCGCGATCGGGCTGCCGTTCGGCGTGATCCCCGCGGGCGGCTCCGAGATCCCCACGTTCCTCGCGTACGGGCTCGAGAAGCGACTCGACGCGCGGCGCGCACAGCCGAAGTTCGGCACGGGCGCGATCCGCGGTCTCGCCGCTCCGGAGGCTGCCGGCAACTCGACGACCGGCATGGCGATGGGCGCGCTGCTCGCGCTCGGGCTGCCGATCTCGGCGACCGCCGCGATCATGCTCGCCGCGTTCCGGCAGTACGGACTCCAGCCCGGCCCGCTGCTGTTCGAGCGCGCCCCCGACCTCGTGTGGGCGCTGCTCGCGAGCTTCTTCATTGCGATGATCGTGCTGCTGATCCTCAACCTGCCGTTCGCGATGCTGTGGGCGCGACTGCTGCTCATCCCGCGGCCCTACCTGTACGCGGGCATTACGGTGTTCTGCGCGTTCGGGATCTACGCGACGTCGGGGTCGACGTTCGACCTGCTCGTGCTGCTCGGCGTCGGCATCGTCGGGTTCCTCATGCGGGCGCTCGACTTCCCGATCGCCCCGCTCATCATCGGCATGGTGCTTGGCCCGCTCGCCGAGACGAGCCTGCGCGACGCGACCATGAGCGCGAACGGCGACTTCTCCGTGCTCGTGCAGGGGCCGATCGTGCTCACCCTGTACGCGCTGCTGATCCTCGTGCTCGGCTTCGCCGTGAGCGGGCGGATTCGGGCGCGCCGGGCTGCGCGTGCGCAGGCGCGGGCCGACGAGGAGGTCCTTGTGAGCCGCTAG
- a CDS encoding TetR/AcrR family transcriptional regulator: MSDRNPATEHTPADSPQATAVRYLTEHGYEQTTTSSLADAIGMSRSTFFRRFGSKEDVVFADHDLALSQLQEQLDASNLSASVTIAQGTLEVSRVLTRDPVTARMRSQLLRSTPLLRERELVITHRYERMFQRYLARVAAPGTPDWGSIAAAAAIVAVHNAALRRWMKFGDTHAFEELERELTELLGRFAPWFGGERGASRVVVASFSADAAPEDVLRAVAAQLP; this comes from the coding sequence ATGAGCGACCGAAACCCAGCGACTGAGCACACCCCAGCGGACTCGCCGCAGGCGACGGCCGTGCGGTATCTCACCGAGCACGGGTACGAGCAGACCACCACGAGCAGCCTCGCCGACGCAATCGGGATGAGCCGCAGCACGTTCTTCCGGCGGTTCGGCAGCAAAGAGGACGTCGTCTTCGCCGACCACGACCTCGCGCTGAGCCAGCTCCAGGAGCAGCTCGATGCCTCCAACCTCAGCGCATCCGTGACGATCGCCCAGGGCACGCTCGAGGTCTCGCGCGTACTCACCCGCGACCCGGTCACAGCCAGGATGCGCTCCCAGCTGCTCCGCAGCACTCCCCTGCTGCGCGAGCGCGAACTCGTCATCACGCACCGCTACGAGCGCATGTTTCAGCGCTATCTCGCGCGCGTCGCGGCTCCAGGGACCCCCGACTGGGGCTCGATCGCCGCCGCCGCGGCGATCGTCGCAGTCCACAACGCCGCGCTCCGCCGCTGGATGAAGTTCGGCGACACCCACGCATTCGAAGAGCTCGAGCGCGAGCTCACGGAACTGTTGGGCAGATTCGCGCCGTGGTTTGGCGGCGAACGCGGCGCCTCGCGCGTCGTCGTCGCGTCGTTCAGCGCCGACGCGGCGCCCGAGGACGTGCTTCGCGCGGTCGCCGCACAGCTCCCGTAA
- a CDS encoding acyl-CoA dehydrogenase, whose amino-acid sequence MAIANFAQQTVPDGGTYVPPVADYAFLLGEAFGTDVVARATDGALSAADAGDALEAAGEFAAEVFAPLDRVGDQQGAQLVDGNVRMPDGFTAAYKSFAAAGWVSASVAEDAGGDGLPGSVTAALSEFWNASNAAFALCPALSHGAIRAIQANASEELRAAYLPKLVSGEWTGTMNLTEPQAGSDLGAVRTMARDNGDGSWAVSGQKIFITWGDHDVADNIVHLVLARTEGAPEGHRGLSLFVVPKFTLDASGAPGERNSVVTVGLEHKLGIHASPTCVLQFEDATGYLVGELNQGLMGMFVMMNEARVGIGVQGLGVADRAYQRALSYAHTRVQGAVLGLPDGTPIAGHPDVRRLLLSMSSRISAMRAFSVLVGDVHDRAEADGTGALAELFVPILKSWLTEQAVHISSDAVQVHGGMGFIEETGAAQHFRDARIMPIYEGTTAIQSNDLVGRKVLRDSGQTLGQVFAMIREQTAALTATGDALAARVAERTERAVGAAERATQALLGFASTPRDAYAVSVPFQELLATLVGGWMHATIATAVLGHGERTDDDARRLAEADFYSAHHLAQVHALAETVAAGEIGE is encoded by the coding sequence ATGGCAATCGCAAATTTCGCCCAGCAGACTGTTCCCGATGGCGGAACGTACGTGCCGCCCGTCGCGGACTACGCCTTCCTGCTCGGTGAGGCATTCGGCACCGACGTCGTGGCGCGGGCCACGGATGGCGCGCTGAGCGCGGCCGACGCAGGCGACGCGCTGGAGGCCGCGGGCGAGTTCGCCGCCGAGGTGTTCGCGCCGCTCGACCGCGTGGGCGACCAGCAGGGCGCCCAGCTCGTTGACGGCAACGTGCGCATGCCCGACGGCTTCACGGCGGCCTACAAGTCGTTCGCGGCGGCCGGCTGGGTCTCGGCGTCGGTCGCGGAGGACGCCGGGGGAGACGGGCTGCCAGGATCCGTCACCGCCGCGCTCTCGGAGTTCTGGAACGCCTCGAACGCCGCGTTCGCGCTCTGCCCGGCGCTGAGCCACGGTGCGATCCGTGCCATCCAGGCGAACGCGTCTGAGGAGCTCCGCGCCGCGTACCTCCCCAAGCTCGTGAGCGGCGAGTGGACGGGCACGATGAACCTCACCGAGCCACAGGCCGGCAGCGACCTCGGCGCGGTGCGCACGATGGCCCGCGACAACGGCGACGGCAGCTGGGCCGTGAGCGGCCAGAAGATCTTCATCACCTGGGGAGACCACGACGTTGCCGACAACATCGTGCACCTCGTGCTCGCCCGCACCGAAGGCGCCCCCGAGGGACACCGCGGCCTCTCGCTCTTCGTCGTGCCGAAGTTCACACTCGACGCATCCGGTGCGCCCGGCGAGCGCAATTCGGTCGTCACCGTCGGGCTGGAGCACAAGCTTGGCATTCACGCGAGCCCGACCTGCGTGCTGCAGTTCGAAGACGCGACGGGCTACCTCGTCGGCGAACTCAATCAGGGCCTCATGGGCATGTTCGTCATGATGAACGAGGCGCGGGTCGGCATCGGCGTCCAGGGGCTCGGCGTGGCCGACCGCGCCTACCAGCGCGCGCTCTCGTACGCACACACGCGGGTGCAGGGTGCGGTGCTCGGGCTGCCCGACGGCACTCCGATCGCTGGACATCCCGACGTCCGCCGGCTGCTGCTGTCGATGTCGAGCCGGATCTCCGCGATGCGCGCGTTCTCGGTGCTCGTCGGTGACGTGCACGACCGCGCCGAGGCTGACGGCACGGGCGCGCTGGCCGAGCTGTTCGTGCCGATCCTGAAGTCGTGGCTCACCGAGCAGGCCGTGCACATCTCCTCCGACGCCGTGCAGGTGCACGGCGGCATGGGCTTCATCGAGGAGACTGGCGCGGCGCAGCACTTCCGCGACGCGCGCATCATGCCGATCTACGAGGGCACCACTGCGATCCAGTCGAACGACCTCGTCGGACGCAAGGTGCTCCGCGATAGCGGCCAGACGCTTGGGCAGGTGTTCGCGATGATCCGCGAGCAGACCGCAGCCCTCACCGCGACGGGCGACGCGCTCGCCGCCCGAGTGGCCGAGCGCACCGAGCGCGCCGTCGGAGCGGCAGAGCGCGCCACGCAGGCGCTCCTCGGCTTCGCGTCAACCCCGCGCGATGCGTACGCGGTGTCGGTGCCGTTCCAGGAGCTCCTGGCGACGTTGGTGGGTGGCTGGATGCACGCGACCATCGCGACCGCGGTGCTCGGGCACGGGGAGCGGACCGACGACGACGCGCGACGTCTCGCCGAGGCTGACTTCTACAGCGCGCATCACCTCGCTCAGGTCCACGCGCTTGCGGAGACCGTCGCCGCCGGCGAGATCGGCGAGTAA
- a CDS encoding LysR family transcriptional regulator — MIDLRQLQALSAVAAEGSVARAASRLGWSQPTVDYHLKNLDRLVGTELTSRSSRGSRLTNAGLLMLERGEEILGLADRTLTDVRDLAQLGHVRLRFGIFPTAAARILPGIATRLSELGIELDATLAEVMPLVGGVNQHTLDAALVYAAGSYALPLRSEVHTTHVFTDPMLLALPANHELAHIEEFDTQALLQLGGENWVMGSTPGDTLDDLVRELFEETRVKLTVPVRTDDYAVVLGLIAAHMGVALVPSLMRSSVPEGVVLRPIADDRFTRELLLAAPAGPAGPSAAVRQLAEAVRRSISALDSRHVGQG; from the coding sequence GTGATCGATCTTCGCCAACTCCAGGCGCTCAGCGCCGTCGCCGCAGAGGGCTCGGTGGCCCGCGCCGCGTCCAGGCTCGGGTGGAGCCAGCCCACCGTCGACTACCACCTGAAGAATCTCGACAGGCTCGTTGGCACGGAGCTCACGTCGCGAAGCAGCAGAGGATCGCGCCTCACCAACGCCGGGTTGCTCATGCTCGAGCGCGGCGAGGAGATCCTCGGGCTCGCCGACCGCACCCTCACCGACGTCCGCGACCTCGCCCAGCTCGGGCACGTCAGGCTGCGGTTCGGCATCTTTCCGACAGCCGCGGCGCGAATCCTGCCCGGCATCGCCACGCGACTCTCGGAGCTCGGCATCGAGCTCGATGCCACCCTCGCCGAGGTCATGCCGCTCGTCGGCGGCGTCAACCAGCACACCCTTGACGCCGCCCTCGTCTATGCGGCGGGCAGCTACGCGCTCCCGCTGCGCTCAGAGGTGCACACGACGCACGTGTTCACCGACCCGATGCTGCTCGCGCTCCCGGCGAATCACGAACTCGCGCACATCGAGGAGTTCGATACGCAGGCACTGCTGCAACTCGGCGGCGAGAACTGGGTCATGGGGTCAACGCCGGGCGACACCCTCGACGATCTCGTTCGCGAGCTCTTCGAGGAGACTCGCGTGAAGCTGACGGTGCCCGTGCGCACCGACGACTATGCGGTGGTACTCGGTCTCATCGCGGCGCACATGGGCGTTGCCCTGGTGCCGTCGCTCATGCGTTCCAGCGTGCCGGAGGGCGTCGTGCTGCGGCCGATCGCGGACGACAGGTTCACACGAGAGCTGCTGCTCGCCGCGCCGGCAGGCCCTGCGGGACCGAGCGCCGCGGTGCGGCAGCTCGCGGAGGCGGTACGGCGCTCGATCAGCGCGCTCGACTCCCGCCACGTCGGCCAGGGATAG
- a CDS encoding aminotransferase class I/II-fold pyridoxal phosphate-dependent enzyme, with translation MPIETHVTQQDAPYASALERFADAGPQSLMVPGHGCAPEAGGEHLARLFGERAVQLDVPLMLDGIDLGPGSPLAQALELAADAWGARRTWFLTNGASQGNRTAAFAVRGLGERVLMQRSSHSSFTDGVLLAGLIPAFVAPNVDHDHGIAHGLTPEVLEDALATEAEAGRAVQSVYVVSPSYFGSTADVAGLARVAHAHGAALIVDGAWGAHFGFHEDLPDSPVRLGADLVISSTHKLAGSFTQSAMLHMGDTEFADRLEPLVNRSYTMTASTSASALLMGSLDSARHALMNGTEQIGRSIELSEEFRDRLRASEHFTVISDDFGDFPDIVSVDPLRIPIDVSRLGRSGHWVRDRMISEYGVYFEMSTATTIVAVIGALATPDIDRVMAGLEAVAEEALASNGGPSELGAFPELPEAGTLRMLPRAAFFAESIVVTAHQAIGQISADTLAAYPPGIPNLVPGEEITEETVTFLQAVAASPTGYVRGAADPLVATFRVVRDPLTASAN, from the coding sequence ATGCCTATTGAGACCCATGTGACCCAGCAGGACGCCCCCTACGCGTCCGCCCTCGAGCGCTTCGCCGATGCGGGGCCGCAGAGTTTGATGGTGCCCGGGCACGGCTGCGCACCCGAGGCCGGCGGGGAACACCTCGCGCGACTGTTCGGCGAGCGCGCAGTGCAGCTCGACGTGCCGCTCATGCTCGACGGCATCGACCTCGGGCCCGGCTCGCCGCTCGCGCAGGCGCTCGAACTCGCTGCGGACGCGTGGGGCGCTCGCCGCACCTGGTTCCTTACGAACGGCGCCTCGCAGGGCAACCGCACCGCGGCCTTCGCTGTGCGCGGGCTCGGCGAGCGCGTGCTCATGCAGCGCAGCTCGCACTCAAGCTTCACCGACGGCGTGCTGCTCGCGGGCCTTATCCCGGCCTTCGTCGCGCCGAACGTCGACCACGACCACGGCATCGCTCACGGACTCACCCCTGAGGTGCTCGAGGACGCGCTCGCGACCGAGGCCGAGGCCGGCCGCGCGGTGCAGAGCGTCTACGTGGTCTCGCCGAGCTACTTCGGTTCGACCGCAGACGTCGCGGGCCTCGCACGCGTCGCCCACGCGCACGGCGCGGCACTCATCGTCGACGGCGCCTGGGGGGCGCACTTCGGCTTCCATGAGGATCTCCCGGACTCGCCCGTCCGTCTCGGCGCCGACCTCGTGATCTCGAGCACGCACAAGCTTGCGGGTTCGTTCACGCAGTCCGCGATGCTGCACATGGGCGACACCGAGTTCGCCGACAGGCTCGAGCCGCTCGTGAACCGCTCGTACACGATGACCGCGTCGACCTCCGCGAGCGCGCTGCTCATGGGGTCGCTCGACTCGGCCAGGCACGCGCTCATGAACGGCACGGAGCAGATCGGTCGCTCGATCGAGCTGTCCGAGGAGTTCCGTGACCGCCTGCGAGCCAGCGAGCACTTCACGGTCATCAGCGATGACTTCGGGGACTTCCCCGACATCGTGAGCGTGGACCCGCTGCGGATCCCGATCGACGTATCGCGCCTCGGCCGCAGCGGCCACTGGGTGCGCGACCGCATGATCTCGGAGTACGGCGTGTACTTCGAGATGTCGACGGCCACGACGATCGTCGCGGTCATCGGCGCGCTCGCCACCCCGGACATCGACCGTGTCATGGCGGGACTCGAAGCGGTGGCCGAGGAAGCCCTCGCGAGCAACGGCGGCCCGAGCGAGCTCGGCGCGTTCCCCGAGCTGCCCGAGGCAGGCACGCTGCGCATGCTGCCCCGCGCGGCGTTTTTTGCGGAGAGCATCGTCGTCACCGCCCACCAGGCGATCGGCCAGATCTCGGCGGACACCCTGGCGGCATACCCTCCCGGGATCCCGAACCTGGTGCCCGGCGAGGAGATCACCGAGGAGACCGTGACGTTCCTGCAGGCCGTTGCCGCCTCACCGACGGGCTACGTGCGCGGTGCCGCCGACCCGCTGGTTGCGACGTTCCGCGTGGTCCGCGACCCGCTGACTGCGAGCGCCAACTAG
- a CDS encoding DUF885 domain-containing protein: MSLERETTAIDQIAEDWVDALTEHDPITGSYIGRESAHARLNDFSPAGSDAVASVMRDTLAKLREATPADDVDRVTKIDLTAELELSLARHDAGEELRNLNVIESPSQQVRDIFDIMPSDTEADWANIAARMAAVPEAMRSYRESLDAGVARGLVPALRQVREVAAQLRRTAGMSPLIQPRGGVPGDAGPGGKPKGFFAELAERAGESVPESLRQDLATAADAASEAYGGLANFLDTHLSAHAPETDAFGRERYELASEVFLGAKVDLDETYEWGVEELRRMTEEQERIAGEILGERPRPGIVADAITHLDGDASRKLHGTEALQQWMQETSDRAVAELGATQFDIPEEIRTLECMIAPTQEGGIYYTGPSSDFSRPGRMWWSVPEGVTEFDTWRELTTVYHEGVPGHHLQIGQAVVNSGTLNEWRRQLAGSSGNAEGWALYAERLMEQLGYLDDPADRLGMLDGQRMRAARVVLDIGVHLGKQRPDGGGVWDGDYAFEFLAENVNMNDGFVRFEVLRYLGWAGQAPSYKIGQRIWEELRDEAQGRAEAGGGTFDIRDFHREALQLGVTRLDTLQAAMRGQLAG; encoded by the coding sequence ATGAGTCTCGAACGCGAAACTACCGCCATTGACCAGATCGCTGAGGATTGGGTCGACGCGCTCACAGAGCACGACCCCATCACCGGCAGCTACATCGGGCGTGAGAGTGCCCACGCCCGCCTGAACGACTTCTCGCCCGCCGGCAGCGACGCCGTGGCGTCCGTGATGCGCGACACCCTCGCGAAGCTGCGCGAGGCGACACCCGCCGACGACGTCGACCGCGTGACGAAGATCGATCTCACGGCCGAACTGGAGCTCTCGCTCGCGCGCCACGACGCTGGCGAGGAACTGCGCAATCTCAACGTCATCGAGTCGCCGAGCCAGCAGGTTCGCGACATCTTCGACATCATGCCGAGCGACACCGAGGCCGACTGGGCAAACATTGCGGCACGCATGGCCGCGGTGCCCGAGGCGATGCGGTCCTACCGCGAGTCGCTCGATGCCGGCGTCGCGCGCGGGCTGGTGCCTGCGCTGCGCCAGGTGCGTGAGGTCGCGGCCCAGCTGCGCCGCACCGCGGGGATGTCGCCGCTCATCCAGCCGCGCGGCGGGGTGCCCGGCGATGCAGGCCCCGGCGGTAAGCCCAAGGGGTTCTTTGCCGAGCTCGCCGAACGCGCGGGGGAGTCGGTCCCCGAATCGCTCCGTCAGGATCTCGCGACGGCTGCAGACGCCGCCTCTGAGGCGTACGGGGGCCTCGCGAACTTCCTGGACACGCACCTCTCCGCGCACGCGCCTGAGACCGACGCGTTTGGGCGTGAGCGGTACGAGCTCGCGTCGGAGGTCTTCCTCGGGGCCAAGGTTGATCTCGACGAGACCTACGAGTGGGGCGTCGAGGAGCTGCGCCGCATGACGGAGGAGCAGGAGCGCATCGCCGGGGAGATCCTTGGCGAGCGGCCGCGCCCCGGAATCGTCGCCGACGCGATCACGCACCTTGACGGCGACGCCTCGCGCAAGCTGCACGGCACCGAAGCGTTGCAGCAGTGGATGCAGGAGACGAGCGATCGCGCCGTCGCCGAGCTCGGCGCGACCCAGTTCGACATTCCCGAGGAGATCCGCACGCTCGAGTGCATGATTGCGCCGACGCAGGAAGGCGGGATCTACTACACCGGCCCGTCGAGCGACTTCTCGCGGCCCGGCCGCATGTGGTGGTCGGTGCCCGAGGGCGTCACCGAGTTCGACACGTGGCGCGAGCTCACGACGGTCTACCACGAGGGCGTGCCCGGGCATCACCTCCAGATCGGCCAGGCCGTCGTGAACAGCGGCACGCTCAATGAGTGGCGCCGTCAGCTCGCGGGCAGCTCCGGGAACGCCGAGGGCTGGGCGCTCTACGCGGAACGCCTCATGGAACAGCTCGGCTACCTCGACGATCCCGCTGACCGCCTCGGGATGCTCGACGGCCAGCGCATGCGCGCCGCCCGCGTCGTGCTCGACATCGGCGTCCACCTCGGCAAGCAGCGCCCGGACGGCGGCGGGGTCTGGGACGGCGACTACGCGTTCGAGTTCCTCGCCGAGAACGTCAACATGAACGACGGCTTCGTGCGCTTCGAGGTGCTCCGCTACCTCGGGTGGGCGGGCCAGGCGCCGTCATACAAGATCGGGCAGCGGATCTGGGAGGAGCTGCGCGACGAGGCTCAGGGCCGCGCCGAAGCCGGCGGCGGAACGTTCGACATCCGCGACTTCCACCGCGAGGCGCTGCAGCTCGGCGTCACCAGGCTCGACACGCT